A segment of the Agrobacterium tumefaciens genome:
AATGACGAAGCCTGCCACCTTGTCAGTCGTATCGAGAGATACAGTCCCGCCATGCTTCTCGATCATGAAGGTTTTCCAACCAGGTACGTCTGTGTCATCGGGATCGTAAAACGGGATGATGCGATAGATGTATTCGTTCATGCTGCAAGCGCCTTTATGCTAACTGTGCCGAAGAGAGGGGTGATGGAGGCTCGGACTGTGTGTCCTGCCTTCGTCGCGGTCGACAACCGGCCTCCCAAAGAGATATTCGAGCCGATGAGCTCTGCACCGTTCCTCGTCAAGGAAACGGCGCCCCCAACCACTTTCATTTCGATCTCATCGCCAATGACTACTTCTTGTGGCGATGTTCCTAGAGATATGAACCCCTCTGTCGTTGTTACAACGTATAATTGCCAGAGGTTCCCGTTCCGACGAAGGCCTGCGTAATTGTCCCCGTCGATCATCCGCAGGCATAGAAAGAACGTCTGGGAATTTGCGATGGTCTGAATTGTGGTTTTGATAGAGTGGTTGGGTGACCCGGTTTCAACCATGTACGGCGTGTCGGGTGCTGCGCCCGCGACATGCTTTACGGTGCTAGCTCCGGTTGTTTGCGCCGATCGTCCACCC
Coding sequences within it:
- a CDS encoding fibronectin type III domain-containing protein, with the translated sequence MGMRLKGNMKSLRRLVALSEAKQGENSPPAQTAPAAFGAGQWSVVDAAVGGRATVTISALPADGGSAITAIQYQVGAGAWTASGISSPGTFDINGLTNGASVNVKVRAVNAIGNGADSDVKSVTPSAGTLFAFTDTFADGANNADLSARSSWIKGAGGRSAQTTGASTVKHVAGAAPDTPYMVETGSPNHSIKTTIQTIANSQTFFLCLRMIDGDNYAGLRRNGNLWQLYVVTTTEGFISLGTSPQEVVIGDEIEMKVVGGAVSLTRNGAELIGSNISLGGRLSTATKAGHTVRASITPLFGTVSIKALAA